A genomic stretch from Halichoerus grypus chromosome 5, mHalGry1.hap1.1, whole genome shotgun sequence includes:
- the SV2A gene encoding synaptic vesicle glycoprotein 2A, with the protein MEEGFRDRAAFIRGAKDIAKEVKKHAAKKVVKGLDRVQDEYSRRSYSRFEEEEDDDDFPAPADGYYRGEGAQDEEEGGASSDATEGHDEDDEIYEGEYQGIPRAESGGKGERMADGAPLAGGRGGLGDGEGPPGGRGEAQRRKEREELAQQYEAILRECGHGRFQWTLYFVLGLALMADGVEVFVVGFVLPSAEKDMCLSDSNKGMLGLIVYLGMMVGAFLWGGLADRLGRRQCLLISLSVNSVFAFFSSFVQGYGTFLFCRLLSGIGIGGSIPIVFSYFSEFLAQEKRGEHLSWLCMFWMIGGVYAAAMAWAIIPHYGWSFQMGSAYQFHSWRVFVLVCAFPSVFAIGALTTQPESPRFFLENGKHDEAWMVLKQVHDTNMRAKGHPERVFSVTHIKTIHQEDELIEIQSDTGTWYQRWGVRALSLGGQVWGNFLSCFGPEYRRITLMMMGVWFTMSFSYYGLTVWFPDMIRHLQAVDYEARTKLFSGEHVEHVTFNFTLENQIHRGGQYFNDKFIGLRLKSVSFEDSLFEECYFEDVTSSNTFFRNCTFINTVFYNTDLFEYKFVNSRLVNSTFLHNKEGCPLDVTGTGEGAYMVYFVSFLGTLAVLPGNIVSALLMDKIGRLRMLAGSSVMSCVSCFFLSFGNSESAMIALLCLFGGVSIASWNALDVLTVELYPSDKRTTAFGFLNALCKLAAVLGISIFTSFVGITKAAPILFASAALALGSSLALKLPETRGQVLQ; encoded by the exons ATGGAAGAAGGCTTCAGAGACCGGGCAGCTTTCATCCGTGGGGCCAAGGACATTGCCAAGGAAGTCAAGAAACATGCGGCCAAGAAGGTGGTGAAGGGCCTGGACAGAGTCCAGGATGAATATTCCCGTAGATCCTACTCTCgctttgaggaggaggaggatgatgatGACTTCCCTGCCCCTGCTGATGGCTATTACCGTGGGGAAGGGGCCCAGGATGAGGAAGAAGGTGGCGCATCTAGTGATGCCACCGAGGGCCACGATGAGGATGATGAGATCTATGAGGGGGAATATCAGGGCATCCCCCGGGCAGAGTCTGGGGGCAAAGGCGAGCGGATGGCAGATGGGGCTCCcctggctggagggagggggggctTGGGCGATGGGGAGGGCCCCCCTGGCGGCCGGGGGGAGGCACAACGGCGTAAAGAACGGGAAGAGCTAGCTCAGCAGTACGAAGCCATCCTCCGGGAGTGTGGCCACGGCCGCTTCCAGTGGACACTCTACTTCGTGCTTGGCCTGGCGCTGATGGCTGATGGTGTGGAAGTCTTTGTGGTGGGCTTTGTGCTGCCTAGTGCTGAAAAAGACATGTGCCTGTCAGACTCCAACAAAGGCATGCTAG GCCTTATAGTCTACCTGGGCATGATGGTGGGAGCCTTCCTCTGGGGAGGTCTGGCTGATCGGCTGGGTCGGAGGCAGTGTCTGCTCATCTCGCTCTCAGTCAACAGCGTCTTCGCCTTTTTCTCATCTTTCGTCCAGGGTTATGGCACTTTCCTCTTCTGCCGCCTCCTTTCTGGGATTGG GATCGGAGGGTCCATCCCCATTGTCTTCTCCTATTTCTCGGAGTTTCTGGCCCAGGAGAAGCGTGGGGAGCATTTGAGCTGGCTCTGCATGTTTTGGATGATTGGTGGAGTGTATGCAGCTGCTATGGCCTGGGCCATCATCCCCCACTACG GGTGGAGCTTTCAGATGGGGTCGGCTTACCAGTTCCACAGCTGGAGGGTGTTTGTCCTCGTCTGCGCCTTCCCTTCCGTGTTTGCCATCGGCGCTCTGACCACACAGCCTGAGAGCCCCCGCTTCTTCCTGGAG AATGGGAAGCATGATGAGGCCTGGATGGTGCTGAAGCAGGTTCATGACACCAACATGCGAGCCAAGGGGCATCCTGAGCGCGTCTTCTCA GTAACCCACATTAAGACGATTCATCAGGAGGATGAGTTGATTGAAATCCAGTCAGACACGGGGACTTGGTACCAGCGCTGGGGGGTCCGGGCCTTGAGCCTGGGGGGGCAG GTTTGGGGGAATTTTCTCTCCTGTTTCGGTCCAGAATATCGACGCATCACCCTGATGATGATGGGTGTGTGGTTTACCATGTCATTCAG CTACTATGGCCTGACTGTCTGGTTTCCTGACATGATCCGCCATCTCCAGGCGGTGGACTACGAAGCCCGTACCAAACTGTTCTCTGGGGAGCATGTGGAGCATGTGACCTTTAATTTCACTCTGGAGAATCAGATCCACAGAGGGGGACAATACTTCAATGACAA GTTCATTGGGCTACGTCTGAAGTCAGTGTCCTTTGAGGATTCCCTATTTGAGGAGTGTTATTTCGAGGATGTCACTTCGAGCAACACATTTTTCCGCAACTGCACGTTCATCAACACTGTGTTCTATAACACTG ACCTGTTTGAGTACAAGTTTGTGAACAGCCGTCTGGTGAACAGCACGTTCCTGCACAACAAGGAGGGCTGCCCACTGGACGTGACAGGGACGGGGGAAGGCGCCTATATGGTGTACTTTGTCAGTTTCTTGGGGACGCTGGCTGTGCTTCCCGGGAACATCGTGTCTGCGCTGCTCATGGACAAGATTGGCAGGCTCCGAATGCTTG CTGGCTCCAGCGTGATGTCCTGTGTCTCCTGCTTCTTCCTGTCGTTTGGGAACAGCGAGTCAGCCATGATCGCTCTGCTCTGCCTTTTTGGGGGGGTCAGCATTGCATCCTGGAACGCGCTGGACGTGTTGACTGTTGAACTCTACCCCTCGGACAAGAG GACCACAGCCTTCGGCTTCCTGAATGCCCTCTGTAAGCTGGCGGCCGTGCTGGGGATCAGCATCTTCACATCCTTTGTGGGAATCACCAAGGCTGCCCCCATCCTGTTTGCCTCAGCCGCGCTTGCCCTCGGGAGTTCTCTGGCCCTGAAGTTGCCTGAGACCCGGGGGCAGGTGCTGCAGTGA